The proteins below are encoded in one region of Ferroplasma acidiphilum:
- a CDS encoding IS5 family transposase has translation MTPQINNKINRSIKRYWIGSNRRWEKYNESLVDRVEYLTDLSFIKDYDTLLEEKNNGKIGHPYKVPDALIMYLARLRSIFNIPFRTLEGMLRSLAIIANIKSISYSEIFRRIRRIKPDLNNNINNKLDCIIDSTGYKITIRGDYLGHKWHKKRKGWLKLHVIISMKDVNVLSFTITDEHTHDSKAAKVLLNKMKSNILRIFGDRGYDSKHIYNMFGYNAIIPPRKNASTKSRGSSARAKIVRFIKKNSMEQWKENNSYGKRWIVEIYFSGLKRVMTEVIKAKKIEYIIQELALKVVNYNIMRGMTHAY, from the coding sequence TTGACACCACAAATCAATAATAAAATAAATAGAAGTATAAAAAGGTACTGGATTGGCTCAAACAGGAGATGGGAAAAGTATAATGAATCACTTGTAGACAGAGTAGAATACCTTACAGATTTATCCTTCATAAAGGATTATGATACTTTATTGGAGGAAAAGAATAATGGTAAAATAGGCCATCCATACAAAGTACCCGATGCATTGATAATGTATTTAGCCAGATTAAGATCCATATTCAATATACCTTTTAGAACACTTGAAGGCATGTTAAGATCCCTAGCAATTATAGCTAATATAAAATCAATATCATACAGTGAAATATTCAGGAGAATAAGGAGAATAAAACCAGATCTGAATAACAATATTAATAATAAACTGGATTGCATTATAGATTCTACTGGATATAAGATAACTATCAGAGGGGATTATTTAGGCCATAAATGGCATAAGAAAAGGAAAGGATGGCTCAAATTGCATGTGATAATATCAATGAAGGATGTTAATGTATTATCATTTACAATTACAGATGAGCATACTCATGATTCTAAGGCTGCAAAAGTATTATTGAATAAGATGAAAAGCAATATTCTAAGGATATTCGGGGATAGGGGATATGATTCCAAACATATCTACAATATGTTTGGATATAATGCAATAATACCTCCCAGGAAGAATGCTTCCACTAAATCCAGAGGTTCATCTGCAAGGGCTAAGATTGTAAGATTTATAAAAAAGAATTCCATGGAACAGTGGAAGGAGAACAATAGCTATGGTAAAAGGTGGATTGTAGAAATATATTTTTCAGGATTAAAAAGAGTAATGACAGAGGTAATTAAAGCTAAGAAAATAGAGTATATTATACAGGAACTGGCTCTTAAGGTTGTTAATTATAATATAATGAGAGGGATGACACATGCCTATTAA
- a CDS encoding FAD-binding oxidoreductase, whose amino-acid sequence MQISGKSVIQELIDKLGKDIVLTTKEELIPYMKDASYIKGKMPLAVCLPENAGQISSILKICNKYKVNVTARSGGTSLTGSSVESFDGIIISTMNLNRILELDLSSRYVVCEPGVRIDILNMELKKHNFFYPPDPASSRASTIGGSLSTNAGGLRAVRYGATKEWVLGMEVVLPTGEIIRTGEYTLKRSAGYDLTALMIGSEGTLGIVTKAVLKIEPLPEATAKIIGFYRDILSVGKSMDTIKSQGITPIIAEFMDLPTINSIKKAMGIEVPAYAQYLLMVDIDSPPEALERKLASAKDIMGKFSEDVIVIRDQKRMDEIYAARKGAYSALLEQRDNSNQLIVIGDVIVPSSQLADALGEIEGFARTDGLKTTLFGHIGDGNIHANIFMDNTEEGRKKMAKLQMDIAGVAIRHNGSVSAEHGIGTEKNELLYEEYKQRNSLYTLEVMRMIKKAFDPNNILNRGKIFYEPD is encoded by the coding sequence ATGCAAATATCAGGTAAAAGTGTTATCCAGGAATTGATAGATAAACTTGGAAAGGATATTGTTTTAACAACTAAGGAAGAATTAATACCATATATGAAGGATGCGTCATACATTAAGGGAAAGATGCCACTGGCTGTTTGCCTTCCAGAAAATGCAGGCCAGATTTCCAGCATACTCAAAATATGCAATAAATATAAAGTCAATGTTACTGCAAGAAGCGGTGGCACTTCACTCACCGGTTCATCGGTAGAAAGCTTTGACGGAATAATTATAAGCACCATGAATTTAAACAGAATTCTTGAACTTGATTTATCCTCAAGGTATGTGGTATGTGAACCAGGGGTGAGGATAGATATATTGAATATGGAACTTAAAAAGCATAATTTTTTCTACCCTCCTGACCCTGCCAGTTCAAGGGCATCAACAATAGGCGGTTCATTATCCACCAATGCAGGAGGACTGCGGGCAGTAAGGTATGGAGCCACAAAGGAATGGGTGCTTGGCATGGAAGTAGTTCTCCCAACAGGGGAAATTATAAGAACCGGGGAATACACACTGAAACGTAGTGCAGGCTATGACCTTACTGCATTGATGATAGGAAGCGAGGGTACGCTGGGAATAGTCACAAAAGCGGTATTAAAAATTGAGCCATTACCTGAAGCCACTGCAAAAATTATAGGGTTTTACCGTGATATATTATCTGTTGGGAAATCCATGGATACAATAAAAAGCCAGGGAATTACACCCATAATAGCGGAATTCATGGACCTGCCAACGATAAATTCAATCAAAAAGGCTATGGGAATTGAGGTACCTGCATACGCACAGTACCTTCTGATGGTTGATATTGACAGCCCCCCGGAGGCTTTAGAAAGGAAGCTTGCTTCGGCAAAAGATATAATGGGCAAATTTTCGGAGGATGTAATAGTAATAAGGGATCAGAAAAGGATGGATGAGATATACGCAGCAAGAAAAGGCGCATATTCTGCCCTTCTGGAACAGAGAGATAACAGCAACCAGCTAATTGTTATAGGAGACGTAATTGTACCATCAAGCCAGCTGGCAGATGCACTTGGTGAAATAGAGGGCTTTGCCAGAACTGATGGATTAAAAACCACCCTTTTTGGACATATAGGGGATGGAAACATTCACGCAAATATATTTATGGACAATACAGAAGAGGGCAGAAAAAAGATGGCGAAACTCCAGATGGATATAGCCGGGGTAGCTATAAGGCACAACGGATCGGTTTCTGCTGAGCATGGAATTGGAACAGAAAAAAATGAGCTACTTTACGAGGAGTATAAGCAACGAAATTCTCTATACACGCTTGAAGTAATGAGAATGATAAAGAAAGCGTTTGACCCGAACAATATACTGAACAGGGGGAAGATATTTTATGAACCTGATTAA
- a CDS encoding MFS transporter yields MESNTVADFVYKHNNIKGAYMVFIASASVFLDVWDLTSFGFVLDFFKADLHPVGFMLGISVAAANIGAIAGAIFGGYLTDKFGRKRLLMYNMVVFIIFAFLIAISTNIFEFTLFRLIMGFSIGSDVATGFSYIYEYISRKQRNRYYSLWAYSFSVVALIAIASVFLLYHIIHNDSVWRYIFVIGGIFAAIILLLRSRMTETPIWLYGNGKYKETHDVIKHVYGEDININQSGQKTHVTLKNLISLFHNRLNRELVFAFSLNGIVGFIGWGFAFYITYMLETLKLFTFYQILGADAVIYSFGFAGAIISPVLAKHLGIYRASVIPAIIAAIAIFALFITFAGILPVYLVIPFSIIIIFMNYSGPMAYNAVLNGFIPTSLRGIGNGWNYMFNKITEAVSGLTGGAILVLVGLKFNTIILFIIVAVFTVIAVYTGKSKYFKKGYASDLQTSPEE; encoded by the coding sequence ATGGAATCCAATACGGTTGCTGATTTTGTATATAAACACAATAATATAAAGGGTGCCTATATGGTATTTATAGCTTCCGCCAGCGTATTTCTTGATGTCTGGGATTTAACTTCATTCGGCTTTGTCCTTGATTTTTTTAAGGCTGACCTCCACCCTGTTGGATTCATGCTTGGCATATCAGTAGCTGCTGCCAACATAGGTGCCATTGCTGGCGCTATTTTTGGCGGGTACCTCACCGATAAATTTGGCCGGAAAAGGCTTTTAATGTATAATATGGTAGTATTCATTATATTCGCATTTTTAATCGCCATTTCTACTAATATATTTGAATTTACATTATTCAGGCTCATAATGGGCTTTTCCATTGGAAGTGATGTTGCAACCGGATTTTCATATATTTATGAATATATCAGCAGGAAACAGAGAAACCGTTATTACTCATTATGGGCATACAGTTTTTCAGTTGTTGCGTTAATAGCCATTGCCTCTGTATTTCTTCTATATCACATAATACATAATGATTCGGTCTGGCGTTATATATTTGTCATAGGTGGTATATTCGCAGCGATAATACTCTTATTAAGGTCAAGAATGACTGAAACCCCGATCTGGCTTTATGGAAATGGAAAATACAAAGAAACCCATGATGTCATAAAGCACGTTTATGGAGAGGATATAAATATAAACCAATCCGGCCAGAAAACTCATGTAACCCTGAAAAATCTTATTTCATTATTCCACAATCGCCTTAACAGGGAACTGGTTTTTGCCTTTTCCCTGAATGGCATAGTCGGATTCATAGGCTGGGGGTTCGCATTTTATATTACATACATGCTGGAAACCTTAAAGCTGTTTACATTTTATCAGATACTGGGGGCTGATGCTGTAATATACAGTTTTGGTTTTGCCGGCGCAATAATTTCGCCTGTACTGGCTAAGCATTTAGGCATTTACCGTGCATCGGTAATTCCTGCCATAATCGCTGCAATAGCAATATTTGCACTGTTCATAACATTCGCTGGAATTCTGCCTGTATATCTTGTGATTCCATTTTCAATAATTATTATCTTTATGAATTATTCAGGCCCTATGGCTTATAATGCGGTACTCAATGGTTTTATCCCCACATCATTACGTGGTATAGGCAATGGCTGGAATTACATGTTTAATAAAATTACAGAAGCCGTAAGCGGTTTAACAGGGGGAGCCATTCTTGTTCTTGTTGGATTAAAATTCAACACTATTATCCTGTTCATAATAGTTGCAGTTTTTACAGTTATAGCAGTTTATACAGGAAAGTCAAAATATTTTAAAAAAGGCTATGCCTCTGACCTCCAGACTTCGCCTGAGGAGTAA
- a CDS encoding molybdenum cofactor biosynthesis protein MoaE, with translation MIKIQEEKIDHETLVNEVKNDKAGAIVTFYGTVRSIDETSDDIIALIYEAYEEMAIKKIQEIIKDAQKKYPVINVAVIQRIGRINVGEDSIGIAVSSEHRDSAFHACEFIIDKIKILPPIWKKEVYSSGEVWRSEA, from the coding sequence ATGATCAAAATACAGGAAGAAAAAATAGACCATGAAACACTGGTAAATGAAGTTAAAAATGATAAGGCTGGCGCCATCGTCACGTTTTACGGAACAGTTAGATCAATAGATGAAACTTCTGATGACATTATCGCATTGATATATGAAGCATATGAGGAGATGGCAATTAAAAAAATACAGGAAATAATAAAAGACGCACAGAAAAAATATCCGGTAATCAATGTAGCTGTGATTCAGAGAATAGGGCGTATAAATGTTGGTGAGGATTCTATAGGCATAGCTGTTTCATCTGAACACAGGGATAGTGCATTTCATGCCTGTGAATTTATAATAGACAAAATAAAAATTTTGCCACCAATATGGAAAAAGGAAGTTTACTCCTCAGGCGAAGTCTGGAGGTCAGAGGCATAG
- a CDS encoding amino acid kinase family protein yields the protein MQVVKIGGSILKNKEDLNLIKQKLIDCHNCIIVTSALKNVTNMLIEAYETKNTGIIDSIYHMHTDMIQLDSNIISTLAGIREELKKLVVQENSPSLRDHIISYGERMSTLLLYNFFKDNGVNASYIIEPLLVTDNNYGDSSCLMDETARKIENCVFGDFTIVPGFYGTTIEGNITTVGRGGSDYTAMVLASILNCDVRIITDVPGIMTSDPKLFKNSRTLAEVSLSEVLKMSYFGVKNFNYKTFMPVLGTDINITVESLYVDSVTRITKKPVNSIKCVAMTNYGRKDRKNMLVFIGHGLSDPSISRDIISKIGKDHLYHMDSLSLSILVDEDLIKHSNYFEEAPLWIK from the coding sequence ATGCAAGTTGTAAAGATCGGTGGATCAATATTGAAAAATAAGGAGGATTTAAACCTTATAAAACAAAAATTGATAGACTGCCATAATTGCATTATTGTTACATCCGCCCTGAAGAATGTAACGAATATGTTGATAGAAGCCTACGAAACAAAAAATACAGGTATTATTGACAGTATTTACCACATGCATACAGATATGATACAACTTGACAGCAATATAATATCAACCCTTGCAGGGATAAGGGAAGAATTGAAAAAATTAGTTGTTCAGGAAAATTCTCCTTCTTTGCGTGACCATATAATATCATACGGAGAGCGTATGTCAACCTTGCTTCTTTATAATTTCTTCAAGGACAACGGGGTTAATGCTTCGTATATAATAGAACCTTTGCTGGTAACTGATAACAATTATGGAGATTCAAGTTGCCTTATGGATGAAACGGCCAGAAAAATAGAGAATTGCGTTTTCGGAGATTTCACCATAGTGCCTGGATTTTATGGTACTACCATTGAAGGAAATATAACAACAGTCGGGCGCGGGGGCAGCGATTATACAGCTATGGTATTAGCTTCCATACTTAATTGCGATGTTAGAATAATTACAGACGTGCCCGGAATAATGACATCAGACCCGAAATTATTCAAAAATTCCAGGACGCTTGCGGAAGTTTCACTTAGTGAAGTCCTTAAAATGTCATATTTTGGAGTTAAGAACTTTAATTACAAAACCTTTATGCCAGTTCTTGGAACAGATATAAACATTACTGTGGAATCACTTTATGTAGATAGTGTAACCCGCATAACAAAAAAACCTGTGAATAGCATTAAATGCGTTGCTATGACAAATTATGGAAGGAAAGATAGAAAGAATATGCTTGTGTTTATAGGGCACGGACTTTCTGACCCGTCTATAAGCAGGGATATAATTTCTAAAATTGGAAAAGACCACCTGTATCATATGGATTCTCTTTCACTCTCCATTCTTGTAGATGAAGATCTGATAAAGCACAGCAACTATTTCGAAGAGGCGCCATTATGGATAAAATAA
- a CDS encoding ATP-binding protein, translating into MFIGRKNEINYLTSQYRNNESSLILIYGRRRVGKTALIEEFIKSKKYIYLLATQQDINIIIRNFSMEMAEFFHDDITYRNPLTNWDDLFKYLIKNLQNVDEKIIFALDEFTYLVAKDKSILSILQKYYDLYFKDMKIFIIITGSLMGIINDKILSYESPLYGRRTGNILLNEMNLWEIKDFFPYYSVQDLIKIYSITGGLPYYLSALKNKKFNDIISTVINKNSIFYNDAFFILKEELKEPSKYFSILNIISTGHNRIGEIASLLNTNSGEITQYLDNLIKLGIISKRKPFFSNESNKQSIYKINNNYFNFFFRYIFPYQNLIEIDNYNVLLNIIKNDFDFYTSKIFEDISRNILFKFGKNLTGDNITGIGTWWGKNKLENNGKNEEEIDIIALTEDKNIIVGEVKWRNKPLKIEVLYSLQNKSVFIKPYKYILFSKSGFDENLTKLSEIDKNIILVDLNKIGELFNSIPD; encoded by the coding sequence ATGTTCATAGGAAGGAAAAATGAAATAAATTACTTAACTAGCCAATACAGAAACAATGAAAGCTCATTAATATTGATATATGGGAGAAGAAGAGTTGGAAAAACTGCATTAATAGAAGAATTTATAAAATCAAAAAAATACATTTATTTGCTTGCAACGCAGCAGGATATAAATATTATAATAAGAAATTTTTCAATGGAAATGGCCGAATTTTTTCATGATGATATAACCTACAGAAATCCATTAACTAACTGGGATGATTTATTTAAATATTTAATAAAAAATTTACAAAATGTTGATGAGAAAATAATATTTGCGCTTGATGAGTTTACATATTTAGTAGCAAAGGACAAATCTATACTGTCAATTTTGCAGAAATATTATGATTTATATTTTAAAGATATGAAAATTTTTATTATCATAACGGGGTCATTGATGGGAATAATAAACGATAAAATATTAAGTTACGAATCTCCATTATATGGACGGAGAACCGGAAATATATTGCTAAACGAAATGAATTTATGGGAAATTAAAGATTTTTTTCCGTATTATAGTGTTCAGGACCTGATTAAAATTTATTCGATTACCGGTGGACTTCCATATTATTTAAGTGCATTAAAAAATAAAAAGTTCAATGATATAATAAGTACCGTTATTAATAAAAATTCAATTTTTTATAATGATGCATTTTTTATATTAAAAGAAGAACTGAAAGAACCTTCAAAATATTTCAGTATATTGAATATAATTTCAACCGGCCATAATAGAATAGGCGAGATTGCATCATTATTAAATACAAACAGCGGAGAGATCACCCAGTATCTGGACAATCTCATTAAACTCGGAATAATAAGCAAACGCAAACCATTTTTCAGTAATGAGTCAAATAAACAAAGCATATATAAAATAAATAATAACTATTTCAATTTCTTTTTTAGATATATTTTTCCATACCAGAATTTAATAGAAATAGATAATTACAATGTATTATTGAATATAATAAAAAATGATTTTGATTTTTACACATCAAAGATTTTCGAGGATATCTCAAGAAATATACTATTTAAATTTGGCAAAAACCTGACCGGGGATAATATAACAGGCATAGGAACATGGTGGGGGAAAAATAAACTGGAAAATAATGGAAAAAATGAGGAGGAAATTGATATTATAGCTTTAACTGAAGATAAAAATATTATTGTGGGAGAAGTTAAATGGAGAAATAAACCCTTGAAAATTGAAGTGCTTTATTCGTTGCAAAATAAATCTGTTTTTATTAAACCTTATAAATATATATTATTTTCAAAATCTGGTTTTGATGAAAATTTAACTAAACTATCTGAAATAGATAAAAATATAATATTAGTAGATTTAAATAAAATAGGTGAGTTGTTTAATAGCATCCCGGATTAA
- the trxA gene encoding thioredoxin: MENNNVFGKSSGTSGPVELNDGNFQSFVSSSKLSVIDMWAAWCAPCRYLSPVVDELSKEYANVANFGKVNVDENPVTSRNYRIESIPTILFFKNGKAVDMSIGVVPKEVLAQKIKSLA; encoded by the coding sequence ATGGAAAACAATAATGTATTTGGCAAAAGTTCAGGAACCAGCGGACCTGTAGAGTTGAATGATGGAAATTTCCAGTCATTCGTAAGTTCATCGAAGTTATCAGTCATAGATATGTGGGCAGCATGGTGTGCTCCGTGCAGATACCTATCTCCTGTAGTTGACGAACTTTCAAAGGAATATGCAAATGTTGCCAACTTCGGAAAGGTAAATGTGGATGAAAATCCCGTTACATCAAGAAATTACAGAATAGAAAGCATACCTACAATACTGTTCTTTAAAAACGGAAAAGCTGTTGATATGTCAATAGGCGTTGTACCCAAGGAAGTTCTGGCACAGAAAATTAAAAGCCTGGCATGA
- the asd gene encoding aspartate-semialdehyde dehydrogenase yields the protein MMDKIKVSLLGATGMVGQKMIKLLADHPYIELVKLSASDSRIGKKYSETVKWIENGSIPEKFRDMKLVSTSPEDNKDVDYVLSALPPEAAEPVELKLVKNEINVISNASPYRLSKDIPLINPEINFEHLRILEGKDTKFVKNPNCTSAIMAMPLVKLLGFDYDRISLVSMQAISGAGFSGLPYMSIDDNIIPYIHGEEEKIPAEISKMYGTVQDGKINGKNIRMSVTSVRVPVKVGHMGVLNMEIKKGVDVEELIKNLNNFSPLKGFNGLYNAPAHPIVVHNEADRPQNAIDTYNGMEVHVGRISYTDRNLRMVILGNNLVRGAAGITILTLELMEQMKL from the coding sequence ATTATGGATAAAATAAAAGTCTCACTTCTCGGGGCAACTGGCATGGTTGGCCAAAAAATGATTAAACTTCTGGCAGATCATCCATATATAGAACTGGTAAAGCTAAGCGCTTCTGATTCCCGTATTGGAAAAAAATATTCAGAAACTGTAAAATGGATAGAGAACGGAAGCATACCCGAAAAATTTCGCGACATGAAGCTTGTATCCACATCACCGGAGGACAATAAGGATGTTGATTATGTACTTTCAGCGCTTCCTCCAGAGGCTGCTGAACCTGTAGAATTAAAACTTGTTAAAAACGAGATAAATGTCATTTCAAATGCATCTCCATACAGGCTTTCTAAGGATATACCACTCATAAATCCTGAAATAAATTTTGAACATTTGAGGATACTGGAGGGAAAAGATACAAAATTCGTAAAAAATCCAAACTGCACATCTGCAATAATGGCAATGCCACTGGTCAAACTTTTAGGATTTGATTACGATAGAATTTCACTTGTTTCAATGCAGGCCATAAGTGGTGCGGGATTTTCCGGATTGCCATATATGTCCATAGATGACAATATAATACCTTATATCCATGGAGAAGAAGAGAAGATACCAGCAGAAATTTCAAAAATGTATGGAACAGTGCAGGATGGAAAAATCAACGGAAAGAATATCAGAATGTCTGTAACCTCTGTGAGGGTTCCGGTAAAGGTAGGACATATGGGTGTCCTTAACATGGAAATAAAAAAGGGTGTTGATGTAGAAGAACTTATTAAAAACCTGAATAATTTTTCACCCCTGAAAGGTTTCAACGGGCTTTACAATGCACCTGCACACCCCATAGTTGTACATAATGAGGCAGATAGGCCACAGAACGCAATAGATACATATAATGGCATGGAAGTCCATGTTGGCAGAATTTCATACACTGATAGGAATCTGAGAATGGTAATACTTGGCAATAACCTTGTAAGGGGCGCGGCTGGAATTACAATACTCACACTTGAACTCATGGAACAGATGAAATTATAA
- a CDS encoding NAD(P)/FAD-dependent oxidoreductase has protein sequence MDSYDTIIVGGASSGLSAAIYAARQGMKTLVITKDIGGQALLTTDIQNYPGFDMIGGFELANKFKEQAEHYGTEFVYDEVLKISKEGDKFSLKTAGKEYSSMSLILAFGKTPRDLDVKGESRLKGHGISYCAICDGPLFKGKEVAVVGNGSHALEALVYLSSVAGKVYYITNAKKLSGEDELLQTVNSIENKEIYFDSVPASINGSESVESITFQNKSSGNNQTVKLSGVFAEKGYIAKSEFVRNLVDLNENNEVVVDKYCKTSTDGVFACGDVTDTPYKQAVISAGQGAIAALSAYNYVQKRKGKVAAKSDWKLIKN, from the coding sequence ATGGATTCCTATGATACCATAATAGTTGGCGGTGCTTCTTCCGGCCTATCTGCAGCAATTTACGCTGCAAGGCAGGGCATGAAAACACTTGTAATAACAAAGGATATAGGCGGGCAGGCTTTGCTGACAACAGATATTCAGAACTATCCTGGCTTTGATATGATCGGCGGATTTGAACTGGCAAATAAGTTCAAGGAACAGGCAGAGCATTATGGAACAGAATTCGTGTACGATGAAGTTTTAAAGATTTCAAAGGAAGGTGATAAATTTTCCCTGAAAACAGCAGGCAAAGAATACTCTTCCATGTCCTTAATACTCGCATTCGGAAAAACTCCAAGGGACCTTGATGTAAAAGGTGAATCCAGATTAAAAGGGCATGGCATTTCATACTGTGCAATCTGCGATGGTCCGCTTTTTAAAGGTAAGGAAGTCGCAGTAGTCGGGAATGGGAGCCATGCACTAGAAGCACTTGTATACCTTTCATCGGTTGCCGGAAAAGTTTATTATATTACCAATGCTAAAAAGCTGTCAGGAGAGGATGAACTTCTACAGACCGTTAATAGCATAGAAAATAAAGAAATATACTTTGATAGTGTGCCTGCATCGATTAATGGTTCAGAATCTGTTGAATCCATTACTTTCCAGAACAAATCCAGCGGGAACAATCAAACAGTAAAATTATCCGGTGTATTTGCGGAGAAAGGGTATATTGCTAAATCTGAATTTGTCAGGAACCTGGTAGATCTGAATGAGAACAATGAGGTAGTTGTCGATAAATACTGCAAAACTTCTACAGATGGAGTATTTGCATGTGGCGATGTTACGGATACGCCATATAAACAGGCTGTAATCTCTGCCGGCCAGGGAGCTATAGCAGCACTTTCTGCATACAATTATGTTCAGAAGAGAAAGGGTAAAGTTGCAGCAAAAAGTGACTGGAAACTTATAAAAAATTAA
- a CDS encoding (Fe-S)-binding protein has product MNLIKQIEEITDKCISCGFCESVCPTLEPDGYNSVFGARGRVILADFALKENSEGVELGNSFYSCLDCYACVNVCPAGVNAGVVSELMRELVASGNKGKKNPVAEMIKSSIMEYGNPLGLKEESAKWAEGIKFDDSSTMLITGQMYQMMPYTRKINKVRKYIDENFTMNIASAMIKHISLIKFSRHFYDKQLRDKMNGDLKNIVSMLQKSGVKFNYLGAEEPYPGMFLHELGYAKEFKEYAETVYNLLKEKGVKRIIAIDPHTYDIFKNVYPEVVKGFKIPVVYYTDLLDLEYRKFNGNITVQEPCHIVLHNNNFKAIDILNSVAEIKLPERSGKSTMCCGGPDELLFPDTAKKVSMKRYKDLKAKSDNVITICPLCYNNLAYDENVMDFSEFMGSLMVKK; this is encoded by the coding sequence ATGAACCTGATTAAGCAGATAGAGGAAATTACAGATAAATGCATAAGCTGTGGATTCTGTGAAAGTGTGTGCCCTACACTTGAGCCAGATGGGTATAATTCTGTATTCGGTGCCAGAGGCAGGGTAATCCTGGCTGATTTTGCATTAAAAGAAAATTCGGAAGGGGTTGAACTGGGAAATTCTTTCTATTCCTGCCTTGATTGCTATGCCTGCGTTAACGTATGCCCTGCCGGGGTAAATGCAGGGGTCGTAAGTGAACTTATGAGGGAGCTTGTAGCTTCCGGAAATAAGGGCAAAAAGAATCCTGTGGCTGAAATGATAAAAAGCAGCATAATGGAATACGGAAACCCCTTGGGGTTGAAGGAGGAATCAGCCAAATGGGCCGAGGGCATTAAATTTGATGACAGCAGCACAATGCTGATTACAGGGCAAATGTACCAGATGATGCCATATACAAGGAAAATCAACAAAGTTAGGAAATATATTGACGAGAATTTTACAATGAACATAGCATCTGCAATGATAAAGCATATATCACTTATTAAATTTTCACGGCATTTCTATGATAAGCAACTCAGGGATAAGATGAATGGGGATTTAAAAAATATCGTTTCCATGCTTCAGAAATCCGGTGTGAAGTTTAATTACCTGGGTGCTGAAGAGCCGTATCCTGGTATGTTCCTGCATGAACTGGGATATGCAAAGGAATTCAAGGAGTATGCGGAAACTGTATATAACTTGCTTAAAGAAAAGGGTGTGAAGAGAATTATTGCTATAGACCCTCATACCTATGATATTTTCAAGAATGTTTACCCCGAAGTTGTGAAAGGCTTTAAAATTCCGGTAGTTTATTACACAGACCTGCTCGATCTTGAATACAGAAAATTTAATGGCAATATAACAGTTCAGGAACCCTGCCATATTGTATTGCATAATAATAATTTTAAGGCTATTGACATATTAAATTCTGTGGCAGAGATAAAACTTCCGGAGAGGAGCGGAAAATCAACAATGTGCTGCGGTGGGCCAGACGAATTGCTTTTCCCTGATACAGCAAAAAAAGTTTCTATGAAAAGGTATAAAGATCTCAAAGCAAAATCTGATAATGTAATTACAATATGTCCATTATGTTACAATAATCTGGCATATGATGAAAATGTTATGGATTTTTCCGAATTTATGGGTAGCCTAATGGTCAAAAAATAA
- a CDS encoding helix-turn-helix domain-containing protein translates to MGSFNQILDENATCRDMFEYFFDLSPADVAVLYSLDNETGATLDEVAVKVHKDRTTVFRSLQRLVGTGIVTKKKNILEKGGYYYSYSRISKAKIIELINNREGEFHSVLQCLLRDMESEFKK, encoded by the coding sequence ATGGGTTCATTTAACCAGATACTGGACGAAAATGCAACATGCAGGGACATGTTTGAATATTTCTTTGACCTATCGCCAGCAGATGTAGCTGTGCTTTATTCCCTTGATAATGAAACAGGGGCAACACTTGATGAGGTTGCAGTGAAGGTACACAAAGACCGGACAACGGTATTCCGGTCCCTTCAGAGGCTTGTTGGAACAGGAATTGTAACGAAAAAGAAAAATATCCTTGAAAAGGGAGGATATTATTATTCGTACTCCAGGATTAGCAAAGCAAAAATAATAGAGCTTATCAATAACCGTGAGGGAGAATTCCATTCTGTACTGCAATGCCTGCTCAGGGATATGGAGAGTGAATTTAAAAAATAA